Proteins co-encoded in one Sebastes fasciatus isolate fSebFas1 chromosome 11, fSebFas1.pri, whole genome shotgun sequence genomic window:
- the LOC141777660 gene encoding SLAM family member 9-like isoform X3, whose product MSIFVILGLLVCIIAAQGPSAVTPEFVQKEGDVLLNVDADVPEDFLFVEWNFNQTDILVRFPSGREPLVNPGYAGRIEFPEKKYSVKLKNLTEADRGVYTARLVLDQGDRTLAKYNVIVQDPVSPVELTVISVDSRSSECDLTVTCRTQDSHINSTLRCDNQTCSQEGGEQSEVTTSAASLRIYLLNGSIICNHSNLVSWTEDIKIIEHVCLQPDGPECPPAGISVYLLKIVVFSVGLIIMVSAVITVHLMEKLRKHK is encoded by the exons ATGTCTATCTTTGTGATACTGGGGCTGCTGGTCTGCATCATAGCGGCACAAG gGCCCAGTGCTGTGACTCCTGAGTTTGTGCAGAAGGAAGGGGATGTGCTTCTGAATGTTGATGCTGATGTTCCTgaggattttctttttgttgagTGGAACTTCAATCAAACAGACATTTTAGTAAGATTTCCATCTGGTAGAGAACCATTAGTCAATCCTGGTTACGCTGGAAGGATTGAGTTTCCTGAGAAAAAATACTCTGTGAAATTAAAGAATCTAACAGAGGCAGACAGGGGAGTTTATACTGCACGACTGGTATTGGATCAAGGAGACCGAACACTAGCTAAATACAACGTCATAGTTCAAG ATCCAGTGTCTCCAGTTGAACTGACAGTGATCTCAGTGGACTCCAGAAGCTCAGAGTGTGACCTCACTGTGACCTGCAGAACACAGGACTCTCACATTAACAGCACTTTGAGATGTGACAACCAAACCTGCAgtcaggagggaggagagcaaTCAGAGGTCACAACCTCTGCTGCTTCTCTCCGCATCTACCTGCTGAATGGTTCAATCATCTGTAACCATAGCAATCTGGTCAGCTGGACCgaggacattaaaataattgaaCATGTTTGCCTCCAACCTGATG GTCCAGAGTGTCCTCCTGCTGGTATCTCTGTGTACCTGCTGAAGATAGTCGTGTTCTCTGTCGGTCTGATCATCATGGTGTCTGCTGTCATCACTGTTCACCTCATGGAGAAGCTCAggaagcacaaataa